TTAAATAATCTTCCTGCATATCGTTTGAATCGCTGGCGATGGAATCAAGAATTAAATCAAGTCTGCCCCCATTGGCCCATTCCTGTTGTAACTCATTAGTATCTGCTACTATCACCGCTCCCATTACTGAATTATCGTCCCATGTCGTTACGAAAATGTCGGCGGTTTCCTGCCCTGTTAAGAAATTATTCGGGTCTGTGTAAGATTCGATTGTGCCTGCGTGGACGTGAACCGCAGCAACATCGGCTTGAGTAAGGGTTATATTTCCATTGGCATCTTTTACAATATCCCATATTTTATTCGGGTCGCCCGTGCCACCGGATTTAACGATGTTGTAGATATTGGTCATATTTGAATCGGTACTGTTGGCCTCGGCCCACATTGTGTAATTAGTTATCTCGACAGTCCCGGACCATACAATTTCTGAGGGTCCAGCTATTAGAATATCGCTTGTAGCTGGCGAAGCTCCATTCTGCAAATATCCCCTGACCGTATAAACACCCGCATTGGTAATGCCTACCGGAAAATCACAAAAGTAACTATCCATATTGGCATCGGAACAGGCTATATCATAGTCGGTAACATTCGCGTCCATAGCAGGCCGCCATCCACCAACCGCCACGTTCCAGATGTATGTATCAGACGACCTTCTTACAGTCGTATAAAGTGTATGGCCGGATTCGTACCCTATTTCGATTTCGTTTACTGCAAAGAGGGGCAGAAACATCAACAAAAACAAAAATAGTATAAATAGTTTTTTCATTTTCAACCTCTTACTTTACAGTGTTGAGCGCATCGCCGTCGGTGGCAGTGACAGTCAGGTTATTTGAACCGGAATCACTTATAGCAGTTCCACCATCATCGTCTATAAGATTGCCGGTAACTACGCAATTTGCGGCGTTCGCAGTCAATTCAACACCAGCACCCGTGCCGGATACATATTCATGGCCGATGTAGTTGCCTGTTATTATGTTGTTTGGCGAGTTCAAGTAGACAGTGCTGTAATTTGCCTGGGCTGCCCCCTTGACGATATTGCAGCCGGTAAATATATACCTGCTTGTGCTGCCTATAGTTATCGTTCGTGCCCCTGCTGCCGTGCCTCTAAAATCGCAGCCACTAAATATACCTCTTGATAGAGTGTTGTTACTGAAAACCAACGCCAGCCCTGCGTTGGCAAATACACAGCCATTAAAAAGAAAATTATCATCTGTTTGTACACAAACGGCGTAAGAAGTATTGTCGACAAACGAACACGCAGATACAATTACGTCTGCCGTACCTTCGCAGAAATACATACCATACACACTGCCGCTTTCGTGGCAATTCGTCAATGATACATCACTTGACGAATGGGCCACTTCAAACCCTCGCTGAGCAGTGCCGGAATTTTGACTTATGCAGTCTTTTACAAAAATATGTTTGCCGTTAACCGTCACAAAGGAAGCACTTGTGGCGTTAATCAGCCGCATATTAGAGATTGTAACGTTTGTCGTGCTTCCTGCGGTTTTACCGGAAATCCAGACTAAAGCATTTCTGCTTTCGCCTATAACATCATCCGCCCGATTGGCTGCGTTGCCATCGAGGGTAATATTTTTTATTTGAACATTGTCCCTGTTGCAAGAATCTGTGCCGGTATATTTACCAATCCGTATAGCAGGAAACTCGTTAGACAAAACGGCTGCTTGAGCAGTGGCGTATGTGTCATCTATGACAGGTGTCACATACACGATATTCCCTGCAACAGAAGTTATAGTATGATACTCCGTGCTCCAACCTGTTTTGTTATCCGCCCTGATAAATACTTCATCACCGGCCAAAAATCCATTGGAATCAGTAATATGTATGTGGTCTTCTGCCGCGACAGCATCAACGGTCAATAACGACCTTTTTGATGCTGGCTTCTTGATTATGGTCTTGTGCGTTTCTGACAACATAGATGTATTACTCAAAGGTTTTATGGAGCTTCGTATATTGAACGTACCCGTAGAAAGTTTGACGTAGTAGTCGCCTTCGTTGGCATCGCTTATAGCCTGCTGAATCTCGGCATCGTCTCTAACGCCGTCGCAGCAATAAGGTGCGATTAGCCTTACATATGAAGGCGCGTTAGATGCCGCAACCAAGCCGGGGAAGAAAAACTCACTCGCTGTTTGCAGCACGAGGCCGCTGCAAAACAAACCCAAAATTAACATCGAAACTATGATAATTTTTTTCATTTTTTCACCCTTTCGTCATCATCTAACAACTCAAATTCCGCTCTCCTGTGCAGTTTAATCTGCACCGCCGGAGTTTTCGCAATCAATTTTTTCATATTAATCACCATACGCAGTAACGGTAGCCGTCCCTGTTGCACCACCTTCTGCAACATAACTTCCGACAATCTCTGTATTGACACGAGTCCAGCGATACCCGCTTATTGAAGCCAAGGTAGTTGTAATCCACCAGGTATTATTTACCTCGCTTCGCCAAATGAACCACGAATCAATACCTCTGCGATAATACGGTTTGCCATTTACAATTCCTGTATAATAATAATTACCGGTCGCATCGGGCGTTAAGCTGCCTGTAACAACGTAATCAGGAAGCTTTCTTATTTTGACCCTGTCACCCCACACTCCGCTAACAAGGAAGGTAATCAAAAACAATAATAGGATAAGTTTTTTCATATAGAGGGAATATCCCCGCCTATGCTTTTACACATAGGCGGAGAATATGTCCTTTAGTCAATGTAATGCCCAACAATGGTACACTTAAAGACCGCACTATCAGCAACCAAATCAACCGCTATCGCTTGATTATAGTCAAGGATAATCGCACCATCCAAATTGCACTTAATAGAAAATTGGTCAGTTGCAAGTTCGTTAGTAGTTTTGGTTATAATAATACTGCCCTGTGTATTGCCAGATTCGTTAGTATACGCAATGGCATTGGCAGTATTTGCTGATGTTCTATTTAGGTTGACACCGGTTACTTCCGTTCCGGCCCAAGTGTAATTTGCAGTAGCGTGAACCTGAACCTGTGTAGGCACATCAGACCACACATAAACACTGTCAATAACAAGTTTCCTTGTCTTTGATTGATTGGCTACGCACAAAGCCGTACCAGCAGCGGCCAAATCCTCACTAACAGCCGTCCAGCTATACGAATCACCTTTTAATGATGCTTCATTAAGTTTAGTTTTGCTCACGGCATTTATTAGTAATCGACCATCTTTGTTAATCGTTATTGTTTCGGTAGTTCCCTGACCGTCTTTTATAACCGCTTCTGTCGTAGTCGATGCGGCAAAAGATATAGACACTATCAGGAGAACCAAACTGAATAATACTAACTTTTTCATAATTATTCTCTCCTATTACTCAATGTCCACATAATATCCGATAATCGTTACGTTGAAGGCGGCACTCTCTTCGGTCAAGTCAACTGCGATGGCCTGATTGTAACCCAATATCACAGAATCCTGAAAATCGTAGTCAATACCGAACTCGTCAGTAGTCGTTTCGTTGGTTTGGAGATTAACTACAAGATTGGCCTGCGTGTTGCCAGTTTCGTCACGATAAGCAAGGGCGTCGGCAGTAAGCGTAGATGTTCTATTCAAGTTCACTCCTGTTATAGCCGTACCTGCCCACGTTGCAGCAGCAGGAGAATATACCGGAATAGCAGTTGGAACATCGGTGTAAACATACATTTTTGAAATAACCAAATACCGTGTCCGCGAACGGTTTATGACACACAGCGCGCAATCGGTAGCATCTATATTAGCCGTGCCGGTAGTCCAACTATAAGCATCGCCTTTGGTCGAAGCATAAGCTAATGCTGATTGAATCGAAGCATCTACTTGAAGTTGTCCATCTTTATTTACGCCTGCGAAATACTTACCGCCAGCACCTCTTAGTACCAGTTCGGTAATATCTCCAGCAAAACAAATACTTACGAAGCAAAGGCAAAGGCAAAGGCAAAGCAATATGCCCAAAATCTTCTTTTTCATAAAAATCTCCTTATAAAAACCCACTCACCAGAGGCAGAGAAATATCTGCCTCCGGCGAAAGGATAAAAATGTTATTACTCGTGGTATCTCTGTTGGATACAGAATACATAATCAACCCACATTATTTCTGCTGAAGCAGTAGCGTCAGAAGTAAACTCGATACTCGGAGTCATCATAATCAGGTCGGGGACGTAATCCGTAGCAACACTCAATTTACGACTGCAAATCTCGGTGAACTCACCTTTGTCATTGGCATCAACACTGGCTATTACCGTATCAGCACCATCATAAAAGAAAGCAAGTCTAATCCAGTCATCGTCAGCTTCGGTGATACCAATATCGGTAGTCTTTTCAGTAGATGCGTGTTCGGTCAGGAAGTACCATATATCGGACGCTATACGGAAACCTATGTCGTCAACGGCACTTGCGAGAATCGCCGTATCAGGGATACACAGCCCGATAAACGCCTTAGAATTTGATACGTCTTTTAGGTTAATCCTTGTCTCGAAATAAAGCGGATAACCGGCTTTTATTTGAAACGCAGCACCATTGACCTGAAGGTTCTCACCGTCGCCAGCAGTCGCCTCGGTGGTTATCGCCAAGATACCGCCGGTCTCATCCTGCGAGCCAGAAGTTCCGTCTACAACAGACACTCCTGTAGCGGCCTGAGCCACTAAAGTTGAAAGCCAAGTACCAAGTTCAGCACTTGCCGTTGAATTATTTCCGATAAAGTCATCGGAGAAATAAAACACATCTTTCGGCCAACGTGCGCCAAGAAACCCCTCGAAGTCGATGGGTATACCGCAATTCGGTTGAAATTTACTATTTGCCATAAAACAAATCTCCTATATTAGAATTTTTAGTTAGTCATTGCAGCCGAGAATCGCACCAACTGCGTGAGGCGTTTCGCAAACAATAGCCATATTGCTCTTGTAAACACCGTATCCACCGATAATTTCAGGGTCGGTATTTCCCTTCCACTCACCTTCAATAAGACCTTCACTCTTAGTATTAAGAGTGTCGATATAGAAGGCTTTGGAATCAAACACAAACGCGCGCTCTTTAGCACCGACGTCATCGGGCGTGCTTTCGTCACAAAAAACATCAAGGCCGGAGACGTTTACTGACGGGAAGTTAGCAAGTTCTTTTGCCGCAGTTCCAAGTGGAATGTTGTAAGTCAACTGGCTCTTGGTGAGCAACTTAATCAATGCGTTCCACGGGTCTGTACCTACGAAGGCCATATCCGGTTTGATTACCTTGCCCGTACCCGATACATCAACTGAACGCATCATATTATTAGCAAGCCATTCCAAATCGTAGATAGCGTCTGTTGACCACGCAGGAGTAGAAGCGTCTTTATTGGGACACTCTCCAGTACTAATAACGTGGGGATACCAATACTTATTATCAAAACCCATAGTCGCATACGAGGCGTTATAAGCAGAAACACCAGCAGTAGTAAGTGTTATTCCTGCATAGGACTTGAGGGCAGTTATGGTAGTAGAAGCTGTTGACTCGTAGGCATCGCCTATGATAGCCGCAAGGCCCACTGGAGAAAGAGCGCTTGCGCCATTAGAGAACAACGCGTTTTTAATCGCACGGTATATAGCGGACTGGGCGACCATAGCGTTTTCTTTCTGAATGTCGTAAATCTTCTCACTACCGGCTGCTCGGTTAGTCTTGATAGATTTTTCCGATACACCGTATGTCTTGGATGTGAAACAGTACGGAACTTCGCACTTTGCTATACAATCCTTTTCCTCAAAGGTTCGTGTTCCGAGTTGTCCGGTTTGCCACGATGCTTCTTCTTCGAGTTTGCGGACGTACCACTCTGCGTAAGTACCGTATCCATTCCATTTAATTTTGTTTCCTTTAATCATTTTCGCAAGTAGGGCATTTACTTCCACTAATTGCGCCACAACGGCTTCGATTGACTTCCTGTGTCGAGTAGCCATTCCCTGTGCTGTTGCTGCTGCACTTAAACCCATAATATAATCTCCTAATCAGAACCAAAGGCATCGTCCATAGTCATTGATTTAGACTCGGATGCCGCCTGTTTTGTTGTCGTGCGCTTGCCGCCCATTGCGGCTTGCGTAACATCTTTTTTAATCTGGTCTATTTTGGCCTGTGCAGATGGTATTGCGTTTTTTCTTAGAGATGCGTAATCCTTAGCTTCATCAAACAGCAAGCCGCGTTTCATCAACTTGCAGGTTTCGTTGAACAAGGATTGTTCCTTGTCCGCCATTACCGCAAGTTTATAAACTTCGTTAAATTCAAACTTATCACCGAGGTAAGCATCGGTCATAAGTTCTTTCATTACGTCTTCATACTGTCTGTAATCAGGGTGTTCTCTCGTAA
The DNA window shown above is from Patescibacteria group bacterium and carries:
- a CDS encoding right-handed parallel beta-helix repeat-containing protein, encoding MKKIIIVSMLILGLFCSGLVLQTASEFFFPGLVAASNAPSYVRLIAPYCCDGVRDDAEIQQAISDANEGDYYVKLSTGTFNIRSSIKPLSNTSMLSETHKTIIKKPASKRSLLTVDAVAAEDHIHITDSNGFLAGDEVFIRADNKTGWSTEYHTITSVAGNIVYVTPVIDDTYATAQAAVLSNEFPAIRIGKYTGTDSCNRDNVQIKNITLDGNAANRADDVIGESRNALVWISGKTAGSTTNVTISNMRLINATSASFVTVNGKHIFVKDCISQNSGTAQRGFEVAHSSSDVSLTNCHESGSVYGMYFCEGTADVIVSACSFVDNTSYAVCVQTDDNFLFNGCVFANAGLALVFSNNTLSRGIFSGCDFRGTAAGARTITIGSTSRYIFTGCNIVKGAAQANYSTVYLNSPNNIITGNYIGHEYVSGTGAGVELTANAANCVVTGNLIDDDGGTAISDSGSNNLTVTATDGDALNTVK